A part of Bacillus thuringiensis genomic DNA contains:
- a CDS encoding Rpn family recombination-promoting nuclease/putative transposase codes for MSVYVKKNLVNLRVDYAFKRLFGVEGNEDILIGFLNAVLQSSIDEEITSLHLDDPHLPREQKDDKLSILDLRATLNSGIKINIEIQVRDKKDMIERSLFYWSGMYYSQMTQGMKYTELRPTICINIVDFILFPEEQEFHNVNTVMNKKSKRIITENMQLHFLEIPKVIQEWQGERMNPWEDSLARWLLLFPAHEDERLTTILEAIAMEKDPVLKKAIEDWERLSSDKDFLRLYEAREKAIKDRISEIETAEEKAAKKAAEIATKKATEETRIATKIEMIHNLINVGVPIEKVAEATELSVGEVNVILKNKE; via the coding sequence ATGAGTGTATATGTAAAAAAGAATCTAGTAAATTTACGAGTTGATTATGCTTTCAAGCGCTTGTTTGGAGTAGAAGGAAATGAAGATATATTAATTGGATTTCTTAACGCGGTACTACAATCATCTATTGATGAAGAAATTACATCTTTGCACTTAGATGATCCGCATCTTCCAAGAGAGCAGAAGGATGATAAATTGTCAATTTTAGATTTGCGAGCTACGTTAAATAGTGGTATAAAAATTAATATAGAGATTCAAGTTCGAGACAAAAAAGATATGATCGAGCGCTCTTTGTTCTATTGGTCAGGCATGTATTATTCCCAAATGACTCAAGGGATGAAGTACACGGAATTAAGGCCAACCATTTGTATTAATATAGTAGATTTCATTCTGTTTCCAGAAGAGCAAGAGTTTCATAATGTTAATACAGTGATGAACAAAAAATCTAAGCGTATCATTACCGAAAATATGCAGTTGCATTTTCTTGAAATTCCAAAAGTGATTCAAGAATGGCAAGGAGAACGAATGAATCCATGGGAAGACTCTTTAGCGCGTTGGTTATTATTATTTCCTGCGCATGAAGATGAGAGATTAACAACAATCCTGGAGGCGATAGCAATGGAAAAAGATCCAGTTTTGAAAAAAGCAATAGAGGATTGGGAGCGTTTAAGTAGCGATAAGGATTTTTTACGCTTATATGAGGCTAGAGAAAAAGCAATAAAAGATAGAATATCAGAAATAGAAACGGCAGAAGAAAAAGCTGCGAAAAAAGCCGCAGAAATAGCTACCAAAAAAGCCACAGAAGAGACTAGAATTGCAACTAAGATAGAGATGATTCACAATTTAATTAATGTCGGTGTACCTATTGAGAAAGTAGCGGAAGCCACTGAATTAAGTGTGGGAGAGGTTAATGTAATTTTAAAAAATAAAGAGTAA
- a CDS encoding PrgI family protein — protein sequence MRKVTVPVDMTSEQKTLLGVLSKRQLIYLLGGGAALYLYVPFLWQLFAPIDAVVAFFICLILALPTVVGVIAFAFIYKEKQHMYLDRFLLIKMRSRSEKGKWRKGYEPTTWVKENL from the coding sequence ATGAGAAAAGTAACTGTTCCTGTTGATATGACATCGGAACAAAAAACGCTGTTAGGTGTATTAAGTAAACGCCAATTGATTTATCTATTAGGTGGCGGGGCGGCTCTTTATTTATATGTACCATTTTTATGGCAGCTGTTTGCACCTATTGATGCGGTAGTAGCGTTTTTTATTTGCTTAATTTTAGCACTACCAACGGTAGTAGGTGTAATTGCGTTTGCTTTTATTTATAAAGAAAAACAACACATGTATCTAGATAGATTTTTACTTATCAAAATGCGTAGCCGTTCCGAAAAAGGGAAGTGGAGAAAAGGGTACGAGCCAACTACATGGGTAAAGGAGAATTTATAG
- a CDS encoding VirB4 family type IV secretion system protein yields the protein MELEEEELEEEEVPTQLDNQTTVFDVIAPEGMKIDAEDYGVIKQSLGSNTFFRPFYIPRDGYPRMMQTNWLNMLTSAGEVDVMIDIHKEPKAKAMRSLDMQLTMLRSNLSFQRTRGNIDQEKDLDAKIQDTNNLMDEIQFNENDSYMVSTMAVAYAESKKELDVLCEYLEDEMQASHFKIASTWNRVKSGLKAVMPLGAPNTLQDTYRNIDRRALCTFAPFVSGSGRFNGGIPIGKNKITGQVEFLNSFGNADYRPPNYNIGVTGISGSGKSLLLKMKLARETSLADTHAMIIDPEGEFVKITKRLGGINLNISPESNIIINPCAIAVTELQITDKDEELEALEQYDKKELVERDGVKYVRFVPILEKINEILGFFDIIIRGQDFDQPGLNVFQRTMLEDAIREVFERHGITSHPSSLYTDEVKKVDGQLIQSQVRKPEPELKEIYDVIVENHGDDVKAEELIAAIRPFLRDGSKPLFDGQSHFGRGVETQLNESRVVNFNISHLEEGFLKPIAFHVILNYIWEHWIKSPEHAIKRKVLYVDEMWQFIDYEQTVNFLEKVARRSRKRNAGMCWASQDFVRILENVKARGILQSTFSYFFLEQNKIDKKKIQENFNLTAGELDIILNNPGKGEGIFRVGDSSVWIQTDPSDKEMMFIESNEAVLQELLNNMKKVQGYAG from the coding sequence TTGGAGCTAGAGGAGGAAGAGCTGGAAGAAGAGGAAGTACCGACGCAATTAGACAATCAAACAACAGTGTTTGATGTTATTGCTCCAGAAGGAATGAAAATTGATGCAGAAGATTATGGGGTCATTAAACAATCTTTAGGAAGTAATACGTTCTTCCGTCCGTTTTATATTCCACGTGATGGGTACCCGCGTATGATGCAAACCAATTGGCTCAACATGTTAACTTCGGCTGGAGAAGTGGATGTCATGATCGATATTCATAAAGAGCCAAAAGCTAAGGCAATGCGATCATTAGATATGCAGCTTACAATGTTACGTTCCAATCTTTCTTTCCAACGTACACGAGGAAACATTGACCAAGAAAAAGACTTAGATGCAAAAATTCAAGATACAAACAATTTAATGGATGAAATCCAGTTCAATGAAAACGACTCGTATATGGTGAGTACGATGGCTGTTGCGTATGCAGAATCAAAGAAAGAATTAGACGTTTTATGTGAATATCTTGAAGATGAAATGCAAGCATCTCACTTTAAGATAGCGAGTACTTGGAACCGTGTGAAAAGTGGTTTGAAAGCGGTTATGCCATTAGGTGCACCAAATACCTTGCAAGATACCTATCGAAATATCGATAGACGTGCTCTATGTACATTTGCACCCTTTGTATCAGGTTCAGGAAGGTTTAACGGTGGAATACCAATAGGAAAGAACAAAATTACTGGGCAAGTAGAATTTTTAAATTCATTCGGGAATGCAGATTATCGTCCTCCAAACTATAACATTGGTGTAACAGGGATCTCAGGTTCCGGAAAAAGTTTACTTTTAAAAATGAAGTTAGCTCGTGAAACGTCACTTGCAGATACACATGCAATGATTATCGATCCAGAAGGAGAATTCGTAAAAATTACAAAACGTCTAGGTGGTATTAATTTAAATATTTCACCTGAAAGTAATATCATTATCAACCCTTGTGCAATCGCTGTAACAGAACTTCAGATTACGGATAAAGATGAAGAGCTAGAAGCACTTGAACAATATGATAAGAAAGAACTTGTAGAGCGTGATGGCGTGAAGTATGTCAGATTTGTACCGATTTTAGAGAAAATCAATGAAATACTCGGATTCTTTGACATTATTATTCGCGGACAAGACTTTGATCAACCAGGATTAAATGTATTCCAGCGTACAATGCTAGAAGATGCAATTCGTGAAGTGTTTGAGAGACATGGCATTACTTCCCACCCCTCATCTTTATATACAGATGAAGTGAAGAAAGTGGATGGCCAACTAATTCAGTCACAAGTGAGAAAGCCTGAGCCAGAGTTAAAAGAAATCTACGATGTCATAGTAGAAAATCATGGAGACGATGTGAAGGCAGAAGAGTTAATCGCCGCGATTCGTCCGTTCTTACGTGATGGTTCAAAACCATTATTTGATGGACAAAGTCATTTTGGTCGTGGTGTAGAAACACAATTAAATGAATCACGTGTTGTTAACTTTAATATTAGTCATTTAGAAGAAGGATTCTTAAAACCAATCGCCTTCCACGTTATCCTGAACTATATCTGGGAGCATTGGATTAAGAGTCCAGAACACGCTATCAAGCGAAAAGTATTATATGTGGATGAGATGTGGCAGTTTATCGACTATGAACAAACGGTTAACTTCTTAGAAAAAGTAGCACGCCGTTCACGTAAAAGAAATGCCGGTATGTGTTGGGCAAGTCAGGACTTTGTTCGTATCTTAGAAAATGTAAAAGCTCGTGGTATCTTGCAATCTACTTTCTCTTATTTCTTCTTAGAACAAAATAAGATTGATAAGAAAAAAATTCAAGAGAACTTTAACTTAACTGCTGGGGAGCTTGATATTATTCTCAACAATCCAGGAAAAGGAGAAGGGATTTTCCGTGTAGGAGATAGTTCGGTTTGGATTCAAACAGATCCATCAGATAAAGAAATGATGTTTATTGAATCGAATGAAGCGGTACTTCAAGAGCTTCTAAACAATATGAAGAAAGTACAAGGGTACGCAGGATAG